From the genome of Haloterrigena sp. KLK7, one region includes:
- a CDS encoding DNA-directed RNA polymerase subunit B'' — protein sequence MSMELDREKRREISREYFAKERIAEHHYRSFNAFLNRGMQEVVDEKETIDTDIGDKEGEEPVHVKLGDVRVVTPRVREADGSEELLYPQEARLRNITYSAPVFMEMSIVKGEEGDQRVVDSTETKIGRMPIMVGSDKCNIAGFSDEELVEIGEDPADPGGYFIVNGSERVLMTSEDLAPNKILAEYDTKYGDEIQVAKTFSQRRGYRALVLCERNREGLLEVSFPSVSGSINFVTLVRALGLESDEEIVHKVSNDPEVVKYMLENLEAAEVQSEEEAIEELGKRVASGQGKNYQLKRANYVIDRYLLPHLHEDGVEEEDVRINKAHYLCRMAEACFELALGRRDSDDKDHYANKRLKVSGDLMKDLFRTALNKLARDVKYQLERANMRNRNLSVSTVVRSDVLTERLEHPIATGNWVGGRSGVSQLVDRTDFMGVLSHLRRLRSPLSRSQPHFEARDLHATQWGRIGPSETPEGPNCGLVKNFAQSMELSQNVEDEQELKRELASMGVEGIPGLEGIERSTADD from the coding sequence ATGTCAATGGAACTCGATCGCGAGAAACGGCGAGAGATCTCGCGCGAATACTTCGCGAAGGAACGGATCGCCGAACACCACTACCGATCGTTCAACGCCTTCCTCAACCGAGGGATGCAGGAGGTCGTCGACGAGAAGGAGACGATCGACACGGACATCGGTGACAAGGAAGGGGAGGAGCCCGTTCACGTCAAGCTCGGCGACGTCCGCGTCGTGACGCCCCGCGTCAGGGAGGCGGACGGCTCGGAGGAACTGCTCTACCCGCAGGAAGCCCGACTACGGAACATCACCTACTCCGCGCCGGTGTTCATGGAGATGTCCATCGTCAAGGGCGAGGAGGGCGACCAGCGGGTCGTCGACTCCACGGAGACGAAGATCGGCCGGATGCCGATCATGGTCGGCTCCGACAAGTGTAACATCGCCGGCTTCTCGGACGAGGAACTCGTCGAGATCGGCGAGGACCCTGCAGACCCAGGCGGGTACTTCATCGTCAACGGCTCCGAGCGGGTGCTGATGACCAGCGAGGACCTCGCACCCAACAAGATCCTCGCCGAATACGACACCAAGTACGGCGACGAGATCCAGGTCGCCAAGACCTTCTCTCAGCGCCGCGGCTACCGCGCACTCGTTCTCTGTGAGCGAAACCGCGAGGGCCTGCTCGAGGTCTCGTTCCCGTCGGTATCGGGCTCGATCAACTTCGTCACGCTCGTCCGCGCGCTGGGCCTCGAGAGCGACGAGGAGATCGTCCACAAGGTCTCGAACGATCCCGAGGTCGTCAAGTACATGCTCGAGAACCTCGAGGCCGCCGAGGTCCAGAGCGAGGAGGAGGCCATCGAGGAGCTCGGGAAGCGCGTCGCTTCCGGTCAGGGCAAGAACTACCAGCTCAAGCGCGCGAACTACGTCATCGACCGCTACCTCCTGCCGCACCTCCACGAGGACGGCGTCGAGGAGGAGGACGTTCGGATCAACAAGGCCCACTACCTCTGCCGGATGGCCGAGGCCTGCTTCGAGCTCGCACTGGGTCGGCGCGACTCGGACGACAAGGACCACTACGCGAACAAGCGCCTGAAGGTCAGCGGCGACCTGATGAAGGACCTCTTCCGGACCGCGCTGAACAAGCTGGCCCGGGACGTCAAGTACCAGCTCGAGCGCGCCAACATGCGCAACCGGAACCTCTCGGTCTCGACGGTCGTCCGCTCGGACGTCCTGACCGAGCGACTCGAGCACCCGATCGCGACGGGCAACTGGGTCGGCGGCCGCTCCGGCGTCTCGCAGCTGGTCGACCGGACCGACTTCATGGGCGTTCTGAGCCACCTGCGGCGCCTTCGCTCGCCGCTGTCGCGCTCGCAACCGCACTTCGAGGCGCGGGACCTGCACGCGACCCAATGGGGTCGCATCGGTCCCTCCGAGACGCCGGAGGGCCCGAACTGTGGACTGGTGAAGAACTTCGCGCAGTCGATGGAGCTCTCCCAGAACGTCGAGGACGAACAGGAACTCAAACGCGAACTGGCATCGATGGGCGTCGAGGGGATTCCCGGCCTCGAGGGCATCGAACGATCGACCGCAGACGACTGA
- a CDS encoding DNA-directed RNA polymerase subunit H, producing MVDVSQHELVPEHTVLDEDTLDEVLDEYAIDRTDLPKIKRSDPALPDEAEIGDVIKIVRNSRTTDQAVVYRLVVE from the coding sequence ATGGTAGACGTAAGCCAACACGAACTCGTTCCGGAGCACACCGTACTCGACGAGGACACGCTCGACGAGGTCCTCGACGAGTATGCCATCGACCGCACAGACCTGCCGAAAATCAAGCGCAGCGATCCCGCCCTCCCGGACGAGGCGGAGATCGGCGACGTTATCAAGATCGTTCGGAACTCACGCACAACCGATCAGGCAGTCGTATACCGACTCGTGGTGGAATAA
- a CDS encoding group I intron-associated PD-(D/E)XK endonuclease, whose amino-acid sequence MRNSKEVGDETESRALSTLIEHGYSVSIPFGDNDKYDLVVDDGEELYRLQCKTAWSNKDQTIRFNTHSQTTKDGTYHEQTYQGDIDAFLVYYPESDQFYWIDAADATEQKMELRFTAEIDHPSINWAEAYEFDGTIP is encoded by the coding sequence ATGCGTAACTCGAAGGAAGTCGGCGACGAGACTGAGTCGAGAGCGCTTTCGACACTGATCGAGCACGGATACAGCGTCTCGATTCCGTTCGGGGATAACGACAAGTACGATCTCGTCGTTGACGATGGGGAGGAACTCTACCGGCTTCAGTGCAAAACGGCGTGGTCCAATAAGGACCAGACGATACGCTTCAATACGCATTCCCAGACGACGAAAGACGGAACGTACCACGAACAGACGTATCAGGGCGATATCGATGCGTTTCTGGTCTATTATCCGGAAAGCGATCAGTTCTATTGGATCGACGCGGCCGACGCGACCGAACAGAAGATGGAGCTTCGATTCACGGCCGAAATCGATCATCCCTCGATAAACTGGGCCGAAGCGTACGAGTTCGACGGGACGATTCCCTGA
- a CDS encoding bacterio-opsin activator domain-containing protein has protein sequence MTKPITVLIVDNEPGFADLAGEMLERERDAIVAESATNAAAALEILEQREIDCIVSDYEMPQMTGLELLERVREDDPDLPFILFTGRGSEEIASEAIAAGVTQYLQKESGEEQYALLANQITNAVSQYRTETELRESERRYERTLTTLHETTRDLMRASTKREIYRSAVDTASEILDVPIVAAYTFEPTDGILKHAASTRESRKLADPEVQFEQGEGHVWEVFSEGESDYYEDVARDTEDKTLSRSELIVPLGTHGVLVAGTEDVDGFDETMTELLHILAANTEAALDRAEREQLLREHDRTLTQQNEELTRLNHTNEIVREINHGVAQASTRTEIETTVCERLADTERYCFAWIASSDDEPPEPTAWAGIDAAFIDRVRDDGECAPELALVTETLETGRVQIVRNVLETDGWDRRRKEALTYGYQTILAVPLTDTERQYGVLLVHVTGVDSVGDSELEVLGELGETIGHAIRSVERTRAMLTDSRLELELAVHDSRLLLNRFAEHVDGQVTIEGVIERDDDVVMFVSAPKTADLTPLEQWASLETVSIVSEGDDEILFEVTVTSSPILEILRTFDVQLRTATAQNGSTTLVLEVPQRVETRSLVEAIRDGYPETELEARRETTSARSARQLDTHLEERLTDKQFEALQAAHYSGFFEWPRESTGEDLADALDVTPPTYHYHLRAAERKLVTLAFDGHSS, from the coding sequence ATGACGAAACCGATTACCGTTCTCATCGTCGACAACGAACCGGGGTTCGCCGATCTCGCCGGCGAGATGCTCGAGCGCGAACGCGACGCGATCGTCGCCGAGTCGGCGACGAACGCGGCGGCGGCGCTGGAGATCCTCGAACAGCGAGAGATCGACTGCATCGTCAGCGATTACGAGATGCCCCAGATGACGGGGCTGGAGCTCTTGGAACGGGTTCGCGAGGACGATCCGGATCTGCCGTTCATTCTGTTTACCGGTCGCGGCTCGGAAGAGATCGCCAGCGAGGCGATCGCCGCCGGCGTGACTCAGTATCTCCAGAAGGAGTCCGGCGAGGAGCAGTACGCGCTGCTGGCCAACCAGATCACGAACGCGGTCTCCCAGTACCGGACCGAGACGGAACTGCGAGAGAGCGAGCGGCGGTACGAACGGACGCTGACGACGTTACACGAGACGACTCGAGATCTGATGCGGGCGAGTACGAAACGGGAGATCTACCGGTCAGCGGTCGATACCGCGAGCGAGATCCTCGACGTCCCGATCGTCGCGGCGTACACGTTCGAACCGACCGACGGGATCCTGAAGCACGCGGCGTCGACGCGGGAGTCGCGGAAACTCGCCGATCCGGAGGTACAGTTCGAGCAGGGAGAAGGACACGTCTGGGAGGTGTTTTCGGAGGGCGAGAGCGACTACTACGAGGACGTGGCGCGGGACACCGAGGACAAGACGCTGAGTCGAAGCGAACTGATCGTCCCGCTTGGGACCCACGGCGTGTTGGTCGCGGGGACCGAAGACGTCGACGGCTTCGACGAGACGATGACCGAACTGTTGCACATCCTGGCGGCCAACACCGAGGCGGCGCTCGATCGGGCCGAACGCGAGCAACTCCTCCGAGAACACGATCGGACGCTTACCCAGCAAAACGAGGAGTTAACGCGGCTCAATCACACCAACGAGATCGTCCGCGAGATCAACCACGGGGTCGCCCAGGCCTCGACGCGGACCGAAATCGAGACGACGGTGTGCGAGCGGTTGGCCGACACCGAGCGCTACTGCTTCGCCTGGATCGCCTCGAGCGACGACGAGCCGCCCGAACCGACGGCCTGGGCCGGCATCGACGCGGCCTTTATCGACCGGGTCCGGGACGACGGAGAGTGTGCGCCGGAGCTCGCGCTGGTCACGGAGACGCTCGAGACCGGACGTGTACAGATCGTCCGAAACGTGCTCGAGACCGACGGCTGGGATCGCCGCCGAAAGGAGGCGTTGACCTACGGGTATCAGACGATACTGGCGGTGCCGTTGACCGATACGGAACGCCAGTACGGCGTCCTGCTCGTCCACGTGACGGGTGTCGACTCGGTCGGTGACAGCGAGCTGGAGGTGCTCGGCGAACTCGGCGAGACGATCGGCCACGCGATCCGATCGGTCGAGCGGACGCGAGCCATGCTGACGGACAGTCGACTCGAGCTCGAACTCGCCGTTCACGACTCGCGACTGCTGTTGAATCGATTCGCCGAGCACGTCGACGGGCAGGTGACTATCGAGGGGGTTATCGAGCGAGACGACGACGTCGTCATGTTCGTCAGCGCGCCGAAGACGGCCGATCTCACGCCGCTCGAACAGTGGGCGTCGCTCGAGACGGTCTCGATCGTTTCGGAGGGCGACGACGAGATCCTCTTCGAGGTGACGGTCACCTCGTCACCGATCCTGGAGATCCTGCGGACCTTCGACGTCCAGTTGCGGACCGCGACCGCGCAGAACGGATCGACGACGCTCGTCCTCGAGGTTCCCCAGCGAGTCGAAACCCGTTCGCTGGTCGAAGCGATCAGGGACGGGTATCCCGAGACGGAACTCGAGGCGCGGCGCGAGACGACCAGCGCGCGGTCGGCCCGGCAACTCGACACGCACCTCGAGGAACGACTCACGGACAAGCAGTTCGAGGCGCTACAGGCGGCCCATTACAGCGGCTTCTTCGAGTGGCCCCGCGAGAGCACCGGCGAGGACCTCGCCGACGCGCTCGACGTCACGCCGCCAACGTACCATTACCACTTGCGAGCGGCCGAGCGAAAGCTCGTCACGCTGGCGTTCGACGGACACTCTAGTTGA